The following are from one region of the Rhipicephalus microplus isolate Deutch F79 chromosome 1, USDA_Rmic, whole genome shotgun sequence genome:
- the LOC119178072 gene encoding uncharacterized protein LOC119178072, which produces MKSLLAATCLLGLLVFTVNARTLTEQKSSVGAEFKSAAEEAFLLSEIFDDVGEALAQDEELNSVRDEYFIRDLWAKAKEALKNATQKATSSVKGAYDEAKEHFTKAAKEAQQKLKEKAAEIMSKILTKIAGQYAVEDSVSRPDFMKILLNLIKGVAQRLFNVGKGLGELER; this is translated from the exons ATGAAGTCGCTTCTTGCCGCCACTTGCCTTCTGGGCCTACTTGTTTTTACAG tgaatGCGCGTACACTAACCGAGCAAAAGTCAAGTGTCGGAGCAGAGTTCAAGAGCGCCGCCGAAGAGGCCTTTCTCTTGAGCGAAATCTTTGACGACGTGGGAGAGGCGCTTGCTCAGGATGAAGAACTGAACTCTGTG AGAGACGAGTATTTCATCCGTGATTTGTGGGCCAAAGCGAAAGAAGCTCTGAAAAATGCCACACAGAAGGCAACGTCATCCGTCAAAGGAGCTTACGATGAAGCCAAGGAACACTTCACAAAAGCCGCAAAGGAAGCCCAGCAAAAACTGAAGGAAAAGGCAGCGGAGATCATGTCCAAGATATTGACTAAGATTGCCGGACAGTATGCCGTCGAGGACTCTGTTAGTCGCCCGGACTTCATGAAGATCTTGCTTAATCTCATCAAGGGAGTTGCTCAGCGACTTTTCAATGTTGGGAAGGGTCTGGGAGAACTTGAGCGCTGA